In the genome of Marispirochaeta aestuarii, one region contains:
- the mgtE gene encoding magnesium transporter encodes MRDLNEILSEQPHTPAQLNELLAGIPLAELIDQWDSLEEEQKKEVFHALDREDKGDLLISLPASEQAALTEMIGDGDFKDLLQDMEPDDLVDFIQAASSEVRKTLWRKLSPESKREILYLLRFDEDDAAGLMTPRFLAVQSHISVSQALHFLRRNAKKVEMVYYIYVVDKERRLQGVCSLKDILTAPDDAIIENVMEREIIAVREDTDQEEVAKILETYDVMALPVVNSQNALLGIITFDDIIDVIREEQTEDVYKMGAMEGGLDRYLDSSIVALVKKRVPWLIILLLVGTITTNVVHHYESLVIGAAFLFVFMPVITQTGGNTGSQSSTLMIRGLATGEIHFRDIGTVMLKEILVGLIMGFVTGGVIILRSYLLPPGIPLFDAAVIGVSLTFVVVFSTFIGALAPLVIHRMGFDPTVMSAPLMATVIDVCGLTIYFETARIFLGL; translated from the coding sequence ATGCGGGATCTGAACGAAATACTCTCTGAACAGCCCCATACCCCCGCGCAGCTCAACGAACTGCTCGCAGGAATTCCCCTGGCGGAGCTGATAGACCAGTGGGACAGTCTTGAGGAGGAGCAGAAAAAGGAGGTTTTTCACGCCCTGGACCGGGAAGACAAGGGAGACCTGCTGATCTCGCTGCCGGCGTCGGAACAGGCGGCCCTTACGGAGATGATCGGAGATGGGGATTTCAAGGACCTGCTGCAGGACATGGAACCCGACGACCTGGTGGACTTTATTCAGGCCGCCTCCTCGGAGGTGCGTAAAACCCTCTGGAGAAAACTGAGCCCCGAATCAAAACGGGAAATCCTCTATCTGCTGCGTTTTGACGAAGACGACGCGGCGGGTCTGATGACTCCCCGCTTTCTGGCGGTTCAGTCCCACATAAGCGTTTCCCAGGCCCTTCATTTTCTGCGCCGCAACGCCAAGAAGGTGGAAATGGTCTATTACATCTATGTGGTGGACAAGGAGCGCCGCCTCCAGGGGGTCTGTTCCCTCAAGGACATCCTGACAGCCCCGGATGACGCGATTATAGAAAACGTAATGGAAAGGGAAATAATCGCGGTGCGGGAAGATACCGACCAGGAGGAGGTCGCGAAAATCCTTGAAACCTACGATGTCATGGCCCTTCCCGTTGTGAACAGCCAGAATGCCCTGCTGGGTATCATCACCTTCGATGACATTATCGATGTTATACGGGAAGAGCAGACCGAGGACGTTTACAAAATGGGAGCCATGGAGGGAGGTCTCGACCGTTACCTGGACAGCTCTATAGTGGCTCTGGTCAAAAAGCGGGTCCCCTGGCTGATAATCCTGCTGCTGGTGGGCACCATAACCACCAATGTGGTCCATCATTACGAATCCCTGGTCATAGGAGCAGCCTTTCTGTTTGTTTTCATGCCCGTCATAACCCAGACCGGAGGTAATACGGGCAGTCAGTCATCGACCCTGATGATCCGCGGTCTTGCAACGGGGGAGATCCATTTTCGCGACATCGGAACTGTCATGCTCAAGGAGATCCTGGTTGGGCTGATTATGGGTTTTGTAACCGGGGGTGTGATAATCCTGCGCAGCTATCTTCTGCCGCCGGGAATTCCCCTCTTCGATGCCGCGGTAATTGGAGTCAGTCTTACCTTTGTGGTGGTATTTTCAACCTTCATCGGAGCCCTGGCACCCCTTGTAATTCACCGCATGGGTTTCGACCCCACGGTAATGTCCGCGCCTCTGATGGCCACGGTTATAGACGTCTGCGGACTGACGATATATTTTGAGACTGCCCGGATTTTTCTGGGCCTGTAG
- the murB gene encoding UDP-N-acetylmuramate dehydrogenase: protein MNNVRHSAERINIEGSIEFDVPMAPYTSFRVGGPAEIFIHPKNWQDVQRAMVWADTQGLSFFLLGGGANILVADEGIPGVVVHTRSLNGIEIDGSLVTAEAGAEISLVAESAAGADLTGLEFIFRMPGSVGGAVWMNARCYGVSLNERLAWVDLIDTDGRPGRYHPREEDFAYKKSPFQEGRPVITRAGFTLKPGSPEKIRALMDEHARDRESKGHFRYPSAGSVFKNDRAFGMPTGKLIDTAGLKGKRIGGAMIAPFHGNIIVNTGSATASDILALIRLAEEKVDEIFGFRLEREVLLVGAWSR from the coding sequence ATGAATAATGTACGTCATTCAGCGGAAAGAATCAACATCGAAGGCTCAATCGAGTTCGACGTACCCATGGCCCCCTACACGTCCTTCCGGGTCGGCGGACCGGCAGAGATTTTCATACACCCGAAAAACTGGCAGGACGTTCAGCGTGCCATGGTGTGGGCGGACACACAAGGCCTTTCCTTTTTTCTCCTTGGCGGCGGGGCAAATATCCTTGTAGCCGATGAAGGGATTCCCGGCGTTGTTGTTCATACCCGCAGTCTCAATGGAATCGAAATTGACGGGTCCCTCGTAACAGCGGAAGCGGGGGCGGAGATTTCCCTGGTGGCGGAGAGTGCCGCCGGCGCGGATCTCACGGGGCTGGAGTTTATCTTTCGCATGCCCGGAAGCGTGGGCGGAGCAGTCTGGATGAATGCCCGCTGCTACGGCGTCTCCCTGAACGAACGCCTTGCATGGGTGGACCTCATCGACACGGACGGGAGGCCCGGACGCTATCATCCCCGGGAGGAGGACTTTGCCTATAAAAAGTCCCCGTTTCAGGAAGGACGGCCCGTTATTACCCGCGCAGGATTCACACTGAAACCGGGGAGTCCCGAAAAAATCCGCGCCCTCATGGATGAACACGCCCGGGACAGGGAGTCCAAGGGACATTTTCGCTATCCCAGTGCGGGTTCGGTTTTCAAGAACGACAGAGCCTTCGGTATGCCCACGGGCAAACTGATCGATACGGCAGGACTCAAGGGAAAGCGCATCGGAGGGGCCATGATAGCCCCGTTTCATGGTAACATAATAGTGAACACGGGCTCCGCCACGGCTTCTGACATTCTGGCCCTGATACGACTGGCGGAAGAAAAGGTGGACGAAATTTTCGGCTTCAGGCTGGAGAGGGAAGTCCTCCTGGTGGGAGCCTGGAGCAGATAA
- a CDS encoding DinB family protein — translation MNQKEKEQILRNELEAVLEGGNAHDGWQHKLKNFPPDKINSGLPGLRTPVRTLLTPWTLLVHMRICVKDILDFIQMRDYSPLPFPEGYWPAEEKAPSPEEWNRELEGFALLMAEAVQLVRDLKTDLFSPLPHAPEYSVYRELLLIADHNAYHLGQLGLFEDL, via the coding sequence ATGAATCAGAAAGAAAAAGAACAGATACTGCGAAACGAGCTCGAGGCGGTCCTCGAGGGGGGTAACGCCCACGACGGCTGGCAGCATAAACTGAAAAACTTTCCCCCGGATAAGATAAACAGCGGACTTCCCGGACTGCGCACCCCTGTCAGGACCCTGTTGACGCCCTGGACCCTTCTGGTCCATATGAGAATCTGCGTAAAGGATATCCTGGATTTTATTCAAATGAGGGACTACAGTCCCCTTCCTTTTCCCGAGGGATATTGGCCCGCGGAAGAGAAGGCCCCGTCACCGGAGGAGTGGAACAGGGAACTGGAAGGTTTTGCCCTGTTGATGGCCGAAGCTGTCCAGCTGGTCCGGGACCTGAAAACGGACCTTTTCTCACCCCTGCCCCACGCGCCGGAATATTCGGTCTACCGGGAACTGCTGCTCATTGCCGACCACAATGCCTATCATCTCGGACAACTGGGACTTTTTGAGGATCTCTAG
- a CDS encoding efflux RND transporter permease subunit, giving the protein MALLQRPGEILTLQIIRKKWWIIGVSAALLLLSLFFSQRILIRTQLKDLLPESNQRVTSYNRISELFSTSSIILSFEGDSRTEILRAARDARDYLEHDPGISPFIETIQLELPGDFIERWGLYMQKADDIRRSRDMFSRLNLLPFIEALNDNLEASYTGDSAEEEILTNQDEWEMVGTMSNMERALLLLRDYLENPDTGTPAERAEELAAILAIGDTYTFDPEGTMLLMTLVPSFSISDYDRLLSMMPEFRRVFGEITRRHPGVRIGYTGDLTREFDEQAALSFDLLVPSLIALLLILILFVFSFQQIRAVLLALISLVVGILFDVGIIGITLRELNILTTSFAVILIGLGIDFAIHVISNFTDYRGRGMDEEDAMTETFKKAGGSILIGGITTAIAFFMLMFSDSRAISQFGFIAGCGILTCLASTLILLPALLLVFGAKQNQTNHTYIIDYRFLGSLGGFCRKRRIPVLAASIIVAALLAVSAAGNRVEYNIENLTVTDSPSSITENRIREKFNLSPQASMTTAASIEEARDLSDTLKQEFLVARVSSVADFIPSPGESQERLKELSLFRQDPPGYRKEYRYDNEGLDNLVYEIQRLEWNMIEIGDLSVANLGEENMILKKRNSMIREIFGAEVGRPGREVFQKLINTLEADRDRSMRLLERLDTHFAPAMLKLLQPMMQTVRPMEIRDIPESYSRELISRDGKQFLISIQPTEAVAREAEFMSFDRRMAEINPAITGTVQMAIDWTREMVTESRRASVYVFAAILLLLLLTFRKLLPTLIAALFLLISLVIMFGLFPILGIRLNLMSVLALPMIIGMGIDYAVHIIHRYMLEGDIETTMTWSGKAVLLSGVTTGFGFGSLALFGSMAAVSSFGEALFIGVMVCLVLTLTFLPAVSGFPALLGRGNQNTIGRQ; this is encoded by the coding sequence ATGGCCCTTCTGCAAAGACCGGGGGAAATACTGACCCTTCAGATAATCCGGAAAAAATGGTGGATTATCGGTGTTTCTGCGGCGCTTCTGCTGCTCAGTCTGTTTTTCTCCCAGAGGATCCTTATACGAACCCAGTTAAAGGACCTGCTTCCCGAATCCAACCAGCGGGTCACCAGCTACAACAGAATCAGCGAGCTTTTCAGCACCAGCTCGATAATCCTCAGCTTCGAAGGAGACAGCAGAACGGAAATACTGCGGGCTGCCCGGGATGCCAGGGACTATTTGGAGCATGACCCGGGTATCTCGCCTTTTATAGAGACAATCCAGCTGGAATTGCCTGGTGATTTTATTGAACGCTGGGGACTCTACATGCAGAAGGCCGATGATATTCGCCGCAGCCGGGATATGTTTTCCAGGTTGAATCTGCTCCCCTTTATAGAGGCCCTGAACGATAATCTCGAAGCCAGCTACACCGGAGACTCTGCCGAAGAGGAGATCCTGACCAATCAGGATGAATGGGAAATGGTCGGGACGATGTCGAACATGGAACGCGCATTACTGCTCCTCCGGGATTACCTGGAAAACCCCGATACCGGAACCCCGGCGGAAAGGGCCGAAGAACTGGCTGCCATCCTGGCCATAGGCGACACCTATACCTTTGACCCGGAAGGCACAATGCTTCTTATGACCCTGGTGCCGTCATTTTCGATATCCGACTACGACAGACTGCTCAGCATGATGCCGGAATTCCGGCGGGTGTTCGGGGAGATTACCAGGCGTCATCCGGGGGTCCGGATCGGTTATACCGGGGACCTGACCAGAGAGTTCGACGAACAGGCGGCATTGAGCTTCGACCTGCTGGTTCCCAGTCTGATTGCACTGCTTCTGATCCTTATTCTGTTTGTCTTCTCCTTTCAGCAGATACGGGCGGTGCTCCTTGCCCTTATATCCCTCGTCGTCGGAATTCTTTTCGACGTGGGGATAATCGGCATTACCCTCAGGGAGTTGAACATCCTGACAACCTCCTTCGCGGTTATTCTGATCGGCCTTGGAATCGATTTTGCCATCCATGTTATCTCAAACTTCACCGACTATCGCGGCCGGGGCATGGATGAGGAGGATGCCATGACGGAGACCTTTAAAAAAGCCGGAGGATCCATTCTTATCGGCGGAATTACCACGGCCATTGCATTTTTCATGCTGATGTTTTCAGACTCCAGGGCAATCAGCCAGTTTGGTTTTATCGCAGGCTGCGGAATCCTTACATGCCTGGCCTCGACATTGATTCTGCTTCCGGCGCTGCTGCTTGTGTTCGGTGCAAAACAGAATCAGACAAACCATACGTACATTATCGATTACCGCTTTCTCGGTTCCCTGGGAGGATTCTGCCGGAAACGCAGAATCCCGGTGCTTGCGGCGTCAATCATAGTTGCAGCGCTCCTTGCCGTCAGTGCCGCCGGAAACAGGGTTGAATACAATATCGAGAACCTGACGGTTACCGACTCCCCCTCCTCGATCACCGAAAACCGTATCCGAGAAAAATTCAACCTCTCCCCCCAGGCGAGCATGACGACGGCCGCATCCATCGAGGAGGCCCGGGATTTGAGTGATACTCTGAAACAGGAGTTTCTGGTGGCCAGAGTAAGTTCGGTTGCGGATTTTATCCCCTCTCCCGGGGAGTCGCAAGAGCGCCTTAAAGAACTGTCGCTGTTTCGACAGGATCCGCCCGGCTACCGGAAGGAGTACCGCTACGATAACGAAGGGCTGGATAATCTTGTGTATGAGATACAGAGGCTTGAATGGAACATGATCGAGATCGGAGATCTGTCGGTCGCCAATCTCGGAGAAGAGAACATGATTCTGAAGAAACGGAATTCCATGATTCGCGAGATCTTCGGCGCCGAAGTCGGCCGTCCCGGCAGAGAGGTTTTTCAGAAGCTCATCAATACTCTGGAAGCTGACCGGGACAGAAGCATGCGGCTCCTGGAAAGACTGGATACCCATTTTGCCCCGGCAATGCTGAAGCTCCTGCAGCCCATGATGCAGACAGTACGGCCCATGGAGATAAGGGATATTCCGGAAAGTTACAGCCGTGAATTAATAAGCCGGGACGGGAAACAGTTCCTGATATCCATTCAGCCCACCGAAGCTGTTGCCAGGGAGGCGGAGTTCATGAGCTTCGACCGCAGGATGGCAGAAATCAATCCCGCCATTACCGGAACCGTACAGATGGCCATAGACTGGACCCGGGAGATGGTTACAGAATCCCGGAGAGCATCAGTCTACGTTTTTGCCGCCATCCTTCTCCTGCTGCTCCTGACATTCCGAAAGCTCCTTCCCACTCTGATTGCCGCACTTTTTCTGCTGATCTCCCTGGTCATCATGTTCGGACTCTTCCCCATTCTGGGTATTCGGCTGAACCTGATGAGCGTGCTTGCGCTGCCCATGATTATCGGAATGGGAATAGACTACGCGGTCCATATTATTCACCGCTACATGCTGGAAGGGGACATCGAAACAACCATGACCTGGTCAGGCAAGGCAGTCCTTCTTTCGGGAGTAACAACCGGGTTCGGATTCGGTTCCCTGGCACTCTTCGGCAGCATGGCGGCTGTTTCCAGTTTTGGCGAGGCCCTTTTTATCGGGGTCATGGTCTGTCTGGTCCTTACATTAACATTTTTACCCGCGGTCTCGGGATTTCCTGCTCTTTTAGGCCGCGGCAATCAAAACACAATCGGGAGGCAGTGA
- a CDS encoding acetate kinase, with protein MTILTLNCGSSSVKYQLYDWDNKVILAAGIVERVTQPGSVIEHRSTGKEEITREHACPTHKEAIQLILETLVDSEYGALSSIDEIRAVGHRVVHGGEKFARSVVVDGHVLDSFKAIQDLAPLHNPANILGITSAQEVMPNIPHCAIMDTAWHQTMPKTSYMYALPYKWYEDHAVRRYGFHGTSFLYCAKRAAVLLGKDPFETNVIIAHIGNGSSINAVKNGVSVDTSMGLTPLEGLIMGTRSGDIDPAIPFFMMKKLGLSPDEMETILNKKSGVLGITEKYVDRRDIEMAAADGDKKAQLSIDMESYRLKKYVGAYAAALGRVDALVFTAGVGERGPQVRERVCKEMEHLGIKVDMNKNTASMTRYAETELSTPDSPVKVFVIPTDEELVMTEDTYALLEGTYKDHTEYTYYFQNPNYVNKSRQEALKKDLAKRPGLDKILVYPPKK; from the coding sequence TTGACTATTCTTACCTTGAACTGCGGCTCCTCGTCGGTAAAGTATCAGCTCTACGACTGGGACAATAAAGTCATACTCGCCGCCGGTATCGTCGAAAGGGTTACCCAGCCCGGATCAGTAATTGAACACCGGAGTACCGGTAAAGAGGAAATCACCCGGGAACACGCATGTCCCACCCACAAGGAAGCCATCCAGCTCATCCTCGAAACCCTGGTTGATTCCGAGTACGGCGCCCTTTCGTCCATCGATGAGATCAGAGCCGTGGGGCACCGGGTTGTTCACGGCGGCGAGAAGTTCGCCCGCTCAGTAGTAGTGGACGGGCACGTCCTTGATTCCTTCAAGGCGATTCAGGACCTCGCTCCCCTGCACAACCCGGCAAACATCCTGGGGATAACCTCCGCACAGGAGGTAATGCCGAATATTCCCCACTGCGCGATTATGGACACAGCATGGCACCAGACCATGCCCAAAACCTCCTACATGTACGCCCTTCCCTACAAATGGTACGAGGATCATGCCGTACGGCGCTACGGTTTTCACGGAACCTCCTTTCTCTACTGCGCGAAGCGGGCCGCCGTTCTCCTGGGAAAGGACCCCTTTGAAACGAACGTCATAATCGCCCACATCGGTAACGGATCCTCCATTAACGCGGTAAAGAACGGCGTCTCCGTGGACACATCCATGGGTCTGACTCCCCTGGAGGGACTGATCATGGGCACCCGCTCCGGCGATATCGATCCCGCCATCCCCTTCTTCATGATGAAAAAACTCGGGCTCAGCCCCGACGAGATGGAGACGATCCTGAACAAGAAGAGCGGCGTTCTGGGAATCACGGAGAAGTATGTTGACCGCCGGGACATCGAGATGGCCGCCGCAGATGGTGACAAAAAAGCGCAGCTTTCCATCGATATGGAATCCTACCGCCTCAAGAAGTACGTCGGTGCCTACGCCGCGGCCCTTGGCCGGGTGGACGCCCTGGTCTTTACCGCCGGCGTTGGCGAACGGGGACCCCAGGTACGGGAGAGGGTCTGCAAGGAGATGGAGCACCTGGGCATCAAGGTCGATATGAACAAGAACACCGCATCCATGACCAGGTACGCCGAAACCGAGCTTTCCACCCCGGATTCACCGGTCAAGGTATTCGTAATTCCCACCGACGAAGAGCTGGTCATGACAGAGGACACCTATGCCCTTCTGGAGGGGACCTACAAGGACCACACCGAGTACACCTACTACTTCCAGAATCCCAATTACGTCAACAAATCCCGCCAGGAAGCTCTCAAGAAGGACCTTGCCAAGCGGCCCGGGCTGGACAAGATTCTGGTTTATCCTCCAAAAAAGTAG
- a CDS encoding TetR/AcrR family transcriptional regulator — MAKTPERGSPDATAREKSPDSRNRILTAAEKLFADKGFSGARVDDIARQARVNKALIYYYFKSKEDILEELMETLINEAMEVVNGIVPRDFSLESLSSPEEREKIMQPLFGFLRKRANLLKILLAESLKESSHNETVFRLISAIVERQNEFFRRFNMPAPNEENKAHQIVGEFFTGLLPLAGYFAMEERWSAFLDISRDQLWDIFLKSFISSHVSYTIEGIAKG; from the coding sequence GTGGCAAAAACACCGGAGAGAGGTTCTCCTGACGCAACTGCCCGGGAGAAATCACCCGATTCAAGAAACCGGATACTCACGGCGGCGGAAAAACTTTTTGCAGATAAAGGTTTCAGCGGCGCACGGGTGGATGACATAGCCAGACAGGCACGGGTAAACAAGGCTCTGATCTACTACTACTTCAAAAGCAAGGAAGACATCCTGGAAGAGCTTATGGAGACGCTGATCAACGAAGCCATGGAGGTGGTCAACGGTATCGTGCCCCGGGACTTCTCCCTTGAGTCTCTCTCTTCTCCGGAAGAGCGTGAAAAGATCATGCAGCCCCTCTTCGGCTTTCTCCGCAAGAGGGCGAACCTCCTGAAAATACTCCTCGCCGAATCCCTGAAAGAGTCTTCCCATAATGAAACGGTATTCCGGCTTATTTCCGCCATTGTGGAGCGTCAGAACGAGTTCTTCAGACGGTTCAACATGCCCGCTCCCAACGAGGAAAACAAAGCTCATCAAATTGTCGGAGAGTTTTTTACCGGCTTGCTTCCTCTGGCCGGCTACTTTGCCATGGAGGAACGCTGGAGCGCCTTTCTTGATATATCCCGGGACCAGCTGTGGGATATTTTCCTGAAATCCTTTATCAGTTCCCATGTCAGCTACACCATCGAAGGTATAGCAAAGGGCTGA
- a CDS encoding acetate/propionate family kinase, producing the protein MHTILVINCGSSSIKYEVYRMPDRESIGKGLIERIGQDMGHICQKRPDGKVYDSNAPMPDHKAAMEHLKSALIDGEAGLISSMAEIHGVGHRVVHGGEEYSTSVTIDDKVIAAIEKNIELAPLHNPANLIGIREAMNQLPDCTQVAVFDTAFHQTLSPAAYLYGLPREFYDKYRIRRYGFHGTSHRYVSGEAIKLMKRHPSNTNVISCHLGNGASITAIANGKSMDTSMGFTPLEGVVMGTRSGDIDPQILFYLMERGFSKEDLNRILNKESGMLGLSGISNDMRDIEEAAASGNKQCREALDVYAYRIRKYIGAFAANMVRTDILVFTGGIGENSVKMRERICHRLESLGIILDDERNRENGNRQGVISADYSKTAICVVPTNEELQIARDTYEIIDGM; encoded by the coding sequence ATGCACACAATCCTTGTAATAAACTGCGGCAGTTCATCGATAAAATACGAGGTTTACCGTATGCCCGACAGGGAGAGCATCGGGAAAGGGCTGATTGAACGGATCGGGCAGGATATGGGTCATATCTGTCAGAAACGTCCCGACGGCAAGGTTTACGACAGCAATGCACCCATGCCGGACCATAAAGCGGCAATGGAGCACCTTAAAAGCGCCCTTATCGACGGGGAGGCAGGCCTTATCTCCTCCATGGCGGAGATCCACGGTGTGGGACACCGGGTGGTACACGGGGGCGAGGAGTATTCCACCTCCGTCACCATCGATGACAAGGTGATCGCCGCCATCGAAAAGAACATAGAACTTGCCCCCCTGCATAATCCCGCCAACCTTATCGGTATCCGTGAAGCCATGAATCAGCTTCCGGACTGCACTCAGGTGGCGGTCTTCGATACGGCTTTTCATCAGACTCTTTCTCCTGCGGCCTATCTCTACGGCCTGCCCAGGGAGTTTTACGATAAATACCGTATACGCCGCTACGGTTTTCACGGAACAAGCCATCGGTATGTATCCGGGGAAGCCATAAAACTGATGAAGCGGCACCCTTCCAACACCAATGTCATCTCCTGCCATCTGGGAAACGGAGCCTCCATCACCGCCATCGCCAACGGTAAATCCATGGACACCTCCATGGGATTTACTCCTTTGGAAGGGGTGGTCATGGGAACCAGATCGGGAGATATCGATCCGCAGATTCTATTCTATCTGATGGAGCGGGGCTTCTCCAAGGAGGACCTTAACCGCATTCTCAACAAGGAGAGCGGCATGCTGGGACTCTCGGGAATATCCAATGATATGCGGGATATTGAGGAGGCCGCAGCCTCGGGGAACAAGCAGTGCCGGGAAGCCCTGGATGTTTATGCCTATCGCATTCGCAAGTACATAGGCGCCTTTGCCGCCAACATGGTACGGACGGACATCCTTGTCTTTACCGGGGGTATCGGCGAAAACTCCGTAAAGATGCGGGAACGGATCTGCCACCGTCTCGAGAGTCTCGGGATAATCCTGGATGATGAAAGGAACCGGGAAAACGGAAACCGCCAGGGGGTAATCTCCGCGGATTACTCAAAGACCGCGATCTGCGTTGTACCCACCAACGAAGAGCTGCAGATCGCCAGGGACACATACGAGATTATCGACGGCATGTAA